In the genome of Fibrobacter sp., one region contains:
- a CDS encoding cytidylate kinase yields the protein DYCAPKVVREALVEQQRRIAEGNSVVCEGRDIGTVVFPNADLKFFMTASVVERAKRRQKDFEKLGISKSVDELVEEITLRDKKDSTRANSPLCKADDALEIDTTSMSLEEQAELIIERALRLMKEEQKK from the coding sequence AGATTATTGCGCTCCGAAGGTGGTAAGGGAGGCGCTGGTGGAGCAGCAGAGACGGATTGCCGAGGGTAACAGCGTTGTTTGTGAGGGCAGGGATATCGGTACAGTGGTTTTCCCCAATGCCGATCTGAAATTTTTCATGACCGCTTCAGTCGTTGAGCGTGCGAAGAGAAGACAAAAGGATTTTGAAAAACTTGGTATTTCCAAATCGGTGGATGAGCTTGTAGAGGAGATCACACTCAGGGATAAAAAGGATTCCACCCGTGCCAACAGCCCTTTGTGCAAGGCCGATGATGCCCTGGAAATAGACACTACATCGATGAGTCTTGAAGAGCAGGCAGAACTGATAATCGAGAGAGCCTTACGGCTTATGAAAGAGGAACAAAAAAAGTAA